Proteins from a genomic interval of Lolium perenne isolate Kyuss_39 chromosome 1, Kyuss_2.0, whole genome shotgun sequence:
- the LOC127325106 gene encoding myosin-11 isoform X1 — protein sequence MAGALNIVVGSHIWLEDKDLAWIAGEVFRIEGRNAHVRTTNGKTVTANISDIHPKDTEVVSDGIDDMTRLSYLHEPGVLDNLAVRYAKNIIYTYTGNILIAINPFQRLPHIAEPRTMEKYKGANFGELDPHVFAIADVSYRQMINEGKSNSILVSGESGAGKTETTKLLMRYLAFLGGRSKTGARTVEQQVLESNPVLEAFGNAKTVRNNNSSRFGKFVEIQFDKSGKISGAAIRTYLLERSRVCQINSPERNYHCFYFLCSAPSEDIKRYKLSDPSSFHYLNQSACIKVDGISDAEEYLATRSAMNTVGITEQEQEATFRVVAVVLHLGNINFVKGRDVDSSVLKDEKARFHLNAAAELLMCDCEKLENALIKRKINTPEGVITTTVDPNSATVSRDGLAKQIYCRLFDWLVNRLNASIGQDASSEHLIGVLDIYGFESFKTNSFEQLCINFTNEKLQQHFNQNVFKMEQEEYNREQIDWSYIEFVDNQDVLDLIERKPGGIIALLDEACMFPKCTHESFCQKLYEKFKNNKRFSKPKLSRTAFTIQHYAGDVTYQSDHFLDKNRDYVVVEHEELLNASKCSFVSGLFPSVPEENTKSSKSSIANRFKGQLHELMETLSSTEPHYIRCVKPNNLLKPATFENINVLQQLRCSGVLEAIRISCAGYPTRKLFRDFLHRFHILAPELSKGRTDEKVICQKILDKMGLQGYQIGRTKVFLRAGQMAELDARRTEVRSKAARAVQSRFRTHVARQRFLIVRNKSVDMQSIVRALLAFKQRVFLRKQASALTIQKSVRCYFALKSYSELRRSAITLQTGLRAFGAYKEYVLKKQEKASINIQARWRCHRDNSNYLKLKRSVLIYQCAWRRRVARAELRKLKMAARDTEALKVEKEKLEEQVEELTNRLGLEKKLRTDLEKNKAGEIAKLQAALCEMEHRVEEATSMQERESAKRAVEEALAQEREKISILTNEVEEMKGLLSREREENIATKSELSIAQERCEDLNRKIEVADENIKQLRDTGKRFEENVIELESSLMMEKQHIEATRRELGEAHQRIEELLGQVVDANGKSAVLQTTVQRLEESLTEREGTLLLERQESEAIKKLLTEARGENEELVHNIEVAERDIAKFQNNIERFEETTRTLETSLLAEKQHSTGIMSQLAETKEEIGELQTKFTDASRTNDMLQDSLKRFEENATTKDALYVAEKQEHDQTKQALSNYQEKNWELLKKVDESEKSINKLLENVQRLEKHATSRESLLLKTKQNQDCTTKALAEAEKRNRELMKSFEDSDKKISLLEDSVNRLEECTAEKDSQLIIERQENSSTKEELANAQKRIKELVNELQHCQETRKQLEDIIKRLEQDATTRDALLVSEKQTHEATKNTLTETLGRNEELIKKIQDSDKHNLQLQLTVERLQENASTKEALLLREREQNNATVKAQEESQERNSQLIKKFEDVDKKIDLLQGTIQRLGDHTEKDTLLLSERREKDELKKALTETEHKNEDLMIKIGETNKKIEHLQNTIHMLEQDIAAKVASLEAEKQENDSIRKSLVEAQERNDELFKKVRDSEYKAHQLQDTVQKLQVDAISRLSSFVLEKQESDAVKKALNEARGRNEDLIRRNEDLLDRNDDLITKMEDSARTVTQLQETVQRLEGKAANLEAENHALRQQSIATTPSTAKSQAAYSAATPSTAKSQAAYSKINAFQQRSPENGHISNGTIPYAETKSSIGPAESRPYMGSAPDLTTYKDYDNGEKMQRVLSEAYQRQQPQDDQKLLLKYITQHLGFSGSKPVAALLIYQYLLQSRSFEVAKTGVFDSILQAINSATEVQHDTRSLAYWLSNLSTLSVLLQRSFRTTRAATSTPYRRKISYDRIFQASQASNSGLAYFSGQSLDEPSGAHQIDAKYPALLFKQQLVDLIEKVYGLISDKLKKELNPLLELCIQDPRTSQAKASTASGLGQHNQLTHWLGIVKILNNYLYLLIANHVPTILVHKLLTQIFSMVNVQLFNRLLLRRECCSFTNGEHIRAGLAQLKHWCNDVAQELADSAWEALRHIRQAADFLVISLKPIRTWREIRNDVCPALSLQQLERIVGMYWDDMNGTNIISAEFTSSMRATMHEESKSLSSFSVLLDDDSSIPFSLDDIAKSMPNIEETVESDLLPFIHENQILSFILQRRE from the exons ATG GCTGGCGCATTAAACATTGTTGTAGGTTCCCATATATGGCTGGAGGATAAAGATTTAGCTTGGATTGCTGGCGAGGTCTTCCGAATTGAAGGTCGAAATGCCCATGTCCGCACTACCAACGGAAAGACG GTTACCGCGAACATATCAGACATTCATCCAAAGGACACAGAAGTTGTATCTGATGGAATTGATGACATGACACGACTATCATACTTGCATGAGCCTGGTGTTTTAGACAATCTCGCTGTGCGATATGCCAAAAATATAATTTAT ACCTATACTGGTAATATTTTGATTGCAATAAATCCATTCCAAAGGCTGCCTCATATTGCTGAACCCCGTACTATGGAGAAATACAAAGGTGCAAATTTTGGTGAGCTTGATCCTCATGTATTTGCAATTGCGGATGTTTCTTACAG GCAGATGATTAATGAAGGAAAGAGCAACTCCATTTTGGTGAGTGGTGAAAGTGGTGCTGGTAAAACTGAAACCACAAAGTTGCTTATGAGATATCTTGCATTTTTGGGTGGACGATCTAAAACTGGAGCGAGGACAGTTGAACAACAAGTTCTAGAA TCTAATCCAGTCCTTGAAGCATTTGGCAATGCAAAAACTGTTCGGAACAACAACTCAAG TCGATTtggaaaatttgttgaaatccaATTCGACAAGAGCGGGAAGATATCTGGTGCAGCCATTAGGACATATTTGCTTGAGAGATCTCGCGTTTGCCAAATCAATAGCCCGgagagaaattatcattgtttttACTTCCTATGTTCAGCACCATCAGAG GATATTAAAAGGTATAAGCTGAGTGATCCTTCATCATTTCACTATCTCAACCAATCCGCTTGCATTAAAGTTGACGGAATTAGTGATGCTGAGGAGTATCTTGCGACAAGAAGTGCCATGAATACAGTTGGCATAACTGAGCAGGAACAG GAGGCTACATTTCGGGTTGTTGCTGTTGTACTTCACCTTGGCAACATAAATTTTGTTAAAGGGAGAGATGTGGATTCATCTGTATTAAAGGATGAGAAAGCTAGGTTCCATCTGAATGCAGCAGCAGAGCTCTTGAT GTGTGACTGTGAGAAGCTGGAGAATGCACTGATAAAGAGGAAAATAAATACACCGGAAGGAGTGATTACCACAACAGTTGATCCTAATTCTGCTACTGTTAGTAGGGATGGCTTAGCAAAACAAATATACTGTAGACTATTTGACTG GCTTGTAAACAGGCTAAATGcatcaataggacaagatgcaagcTCAGAACATTTAATTGGGGTGCTTGACATATATGGTTTTGAAAGTTTCAAGACTAACAG CTTTGAACAATTATGCATCAATTTCACCAACGAAAAACTACAACAGCATTTTAATCAG AATGTCTTCAAAATGGAGCAGGAAGAGTATAATAGAGAGCAGATCGACTGGAGTTACATAGAATTTGTTGACAACCAAGATGTGCTGGACTTGATCGAGCGG AAACCTGGTGGGATTATTGCACTTCTTGATGAAGCTTG TATGTTCCCGAAATGCACGCATGAATCATTTTGTCAGAAGCTGTATGAGAAGTTCAAGAACAACAAAAGGTTTAGCAAACCAAAGCTTTCTCGTACTGCATTTACAATCCAACATTACGCGGGAGAT GTAACATATCAGTCTGATCATTTCCTGGACAAAAACAGAGATTATGTGGTGGTAGAACATGAAGAATTGCTTAATGCTTCCAAGTGTTCCTTTGTGTCAGGGTTATTCCCATCAGTaccagaggagaacacaaaatcctCAAAGTCATCAATTGCTAATCGCTTTAAG GGGCAACTCCACGAACTAATGGAGACTTTGAGTTCTACAGAACCTCACTACATTAGATGTGTTAAGCCCAATAATCTTCTCAAGCCTGCTACTTTTGAGAACATCAACGTTCTGCAGCAACTTCGATGTTCG GGTGTTCTTGAAGCTATCAGAATCAGCTGTGCTGGATACCCTACACGAAAATTATTTCGTGATTTTCTTCACCGGTTTCACATCCTTGCGCCTGAACTTTCGAAAGGAAG AACCGATGAAAAAGTAATCTGCCAAAAGATTTTGGACAAAATGGGACTCCAGGGTTATCAG ATAGGAAGAACTAAGGTTTTCTTGAGAGCTGGTCAGATGGCTGAACTGGATGCTAGAAGAACTGAAGTCCGAAGCAAAGCAGCTAGAGCTGTTCAGAGTAGATTTCGCACTCATGTTGCTCGTCAGAGATTCCTTATAGTGCGCAACAAATCTGTAGATATGCAATCTATTGTTAGAG CATTATTGGCTTTTAAGCAACGTGTATTCCTGAGAAAGCAAGCTTCGGCCTTGACAATACAGAAAAGTGTCCGCTGCTATTTTGCTTTGAAGTCTTATTCTGAATTGCGACGTTCAGCCATTACGTTGCAGACAGGATTGAGGGCTTTTGGTGCTTACAAGGAATATGTTCTCAAAAAACAGGAGAAAGCTTCTATCAATATCCAG GCTCGATGGCGTTGTCACAGAGATAATTCAAATTATCTTAAACTGAAGAGATCAGTATTGATTTATCAGTGTGCATGGCGAAGACGCGTCGCTAGAGCAGAACTCAGAAAGCTCAAAATG GCTGCAAGAGATACAGAAGctctgaaggtggagaaggagaAACTTGAGGAACAGGTGGAAGAGCTAACAAACCGTTTAGGTTTGGAAAAGAAACTACGG ACTGATTTAGAGAAGAACAAAGCAGGAGAAATTGCCAAATTACAGGCTGCCCTGTGTGAGATGGAGCATCGAGTAGAAGAAGCCACCTCAATGCAGGAAAGAGAATCGGCCAAAAGGGCTGTTGAAGAAGCTCTAGCTCAAGAAAGAGAAAAAATCAGTATATTGACTAATGAAGTTGAAGAGATGAAG GGACTACTATCAAGAGAGCGAGAAGAAAACATTGCAACAAAGAGTGAACTTTCCATCGCTCAGGAAAGATGTGAAGACCTGAATAGGAAAATCGAGGTTGCGGATGAAAACATCAAGCAGCTTCGAGATACTGGCAAAAG ATTTGAAGAGAATGTGATAGAACTGGAGTCATCACTGATGATGGAGAAGCAACATATCGAAGCAACCAGAAGGGAACTTGGTGAAGCACACCAGAGAATTGAAGAACTACTGGGACAAGTTGTAGATGCTAATGGAAAATCCGCAGTGCTTCAGACTACCGTGCAAAG GCTGGAAGAAAGTCTAACTGAGAGAGAGGGCACTCTGCTTTTGGAAAGGCAAGAAAGCGAGGCAATCAAGAAATTACTTACCGAAGCTCGTGGAGAAAATGAGGAATTGGTCCATAATATTGAAGTTGCTGAAAGGGACATTGCTAAGTTTCAAAACAATATTGAAAG ATTTGAAGAAACTACAAGAACATTGGAGACTTCATTGCTAGCTGAAAAGCAACATAGTACTGGAATCATGTCCCAATTAGCTGAAACAAAGGAGGAAATTGGAGAACTGCAAACGAAGTTTACAGATGCCAGTAGGACAAATGATATGCTTCAAGATTCTTTGAAGAG ATTTGAAGAAAATGCAACCACAAAGGATGCCTTGTACGTAGCAGAAAAGCAAGAGCATGATCAAACCAAACAGGCACTTTCTAACTATCAGGAGAAAAACTGGGAATTGCTTAAGAAAGTCGACGAATCTGAGAAAAGTATAAATAAGCTGCTGGAGAATGTTCAGAG ACTTGAGAAACATGCAACATCAAGGGAGTCATTGCTACTGAAGACCAAGCAAAATCAGGACTGCACCACAAAAGCACTAGCTGAAGCTGAAAAGAGAAACCGAGAGTTAATGAAAAGCTTTGAAGATTCAGATAAGAAAATTAGTCTGCTTGAGGATTCAGTTAACAG ACTAGAAGAATGCACCGCAGAGAAAGACTCTCAATTGATAATAGAAAGACAAGAAAACAGCTCTACCAAGGAAGAACTAGCCAATGCCCAGAAAAGGATAAAAGAATTAGTAAACGAGTTACAACATTGCCAAGAAACCAGAAAACAACTCGAAGATATCATTAAGAG ACTTGAACAAGATGCTACTACCAGAGATGCTTTATTGGTATCAGAAAAACAAACACATGAGGCGACCAAGAACACTCTGACTGAAACTTTGGGGAGAAATGAAGAGTTAATCAAGAAAATTCAGGATTCTGATAAGCATAATCTTCAGCTTCAGCTAACTGTTGAGAG ACTTCAAGAAAATGCATCTACAAAGGAAGCTTTACTGTTGAGGGAACGAGAGCAAAACAATGCAACAGTGAAGGCACAAGAAGAAAGTCAAGAAAGAAATTCTCAGTTAATAAAGAAATTTGAGGACGTTGACAAGAAAATTGATCTTCTTCAAGGCACCATACAAAG GCTTGGTGATCATACAGAGAAAGACACTTTGCTGCTATCTGAGAGACGAGAGAAGGATGAATTGAAGAAAGCACTCACTGAGACTGAACACAAAAACGAAGATTTAATGATAAAGATTGGTGAAACCAACAAAAAGATTGAGCATCTGCAAAACACTATACATAT gcttGAACAAGACATAGCAGCAAAAGTTGCTTCTTTGGAAGctgaaaaacaagaaaatgattcAATTAGGAAATCTCTTGTTGAAGCTCAGGAGAGAAATGATGAGCTATTTAAGAAAGTTAGAGACAGTGAATACAAGGCCCACCAGCTTCAAGATACTGTGCAAAA GCTTCAAGTAGATGCCATATCAAGACTGTCTTCCTTTGTACTGGAGAAACAAGAAAGTGATGCTGTGAAGAAAGCGCTCAATGAGGCTCGTGGAAGAAATGAAGATCTAATAAGGAGAAATGAAGACCTCCTCGATAGAAATGATGACCTTATCACAAAAATGGAAGATTCCGCTAGAACTGTTACTCAGCTTCAGGAGACCGTACAAAG GTTAGAAGGAAAAGCAGCTAACTTAGAGGCTGAAAATCACGCTCTTCGTCAGCAATCGATTGCGACGACTCCATCTACTGCCAAATCTCAAGCTGCATACTCAGCCGCGACTCCATCTACCGCCAAATCTCAAGCTGCATACTCAAAAATCA ATGCATTTCAACAGAGAAGTCCAGAAAATGGTCATATTTCAAATGGCACCATACCATATGCTGAAACCAAGTCGTCGATTGGTCCAGCAGAATCAAGACCCTATATG GGCTCTGCCCCTGATTTGACTACCTACAAGGACTATGATAATGGGGAGAAAATGCAAAGGGTACTCAGTGAAGCATATCAG CGTCAGCAGCCCCAGGATGATCAGAAGTTATTACTTAAGTACATTACCCAACATCTTGGGTTCTCCGGGAGCAAACCTGTTGCTGCTCTTCTTATATACCAATATCTTCTTCAGTCGAGATCGTTTGAAGTTGCAAAAACAGGTGTCTTTGACAGTATCCTACAAGCTATAAACTCAGCAACAGAG GTTCAACATGATACAAGAAGCTTGGCCTATTGGTTATCAAACTTGTCAACGTTATCAGTTCTCCTGCAGCGCTCTTTCAGAACCACTAGGGCGGCAACCTCAACTCCATACAGACGGAAAATTTCGTACGACAGGATTTTTCAAGCTAGTCAAGCGTCAAATAGTGGGCTTGCTTATTTCAGTGGTCAATCGTTGGATGAACCTAGTGGAGCTCATCAAATTGATGCAAAATATCCGGCTCTGCTCTTCAAGCAGCAGCTCGTGGATCTGATTGAAAAGGTGTATGGCTTGATAAGTGACAAACTGAAGAAGGAACTAAATCCATTACTTGAGCTGTGCATTCAG GATCCAAGAACTTCCCAAGCAAAGGCCTCAACTGCTAGTGGCTTGGGCCAACACAACCAACTTACACATTGGCTGGGCATCGTGAAAATCCTCAACAACTACTTGTATCTGCTAATAGCCAACCAT GTCCCAACAATTTTGGTCCACAAGTTGCTAACCCAAATATTTTCTATGGTGAACGTGCAGTTATTTAACAG ACTCCTTTTACGACGTGAGTGCTGTTCATTTACCAACGGTGAACATATAAGAGCTGGATTAGCTCAATTAAAACATTGGTGCAATGATGTTGCTCAAGAG CTTGCAGATTCAGCCTGGGAAGCACTGAGGCATATAAGACAAGCGGCTGATTTCCTG GTCATTTCCCTCAAACCAATAAGGACATGGAGAGAGATACGCAATGATGTTTGTCCG GCTCTTAGCTTACAGCAGCTAGAAAGAATAGTTGGTATGTACTGGGACGACATGAACGGCACAAACATAATCTCGGCAGAG TTCACATCAAGCATGAGAGCAACGATGCATGAAGAATCTAAAAGCCTCTCCAGCTTTTCAGTCCTGCTGGATGATGATTCCAG CATACCCTTTTCGCTTGATGACATCGCTAAGTCGATGCCGAACATTGAGGAGACGGTGGAGAGTGATCTGCTGCCCTTTATTCATGAAAACCAAATCCTTTCATTTATATTGCAAAGGAGGGAATGA